CTCTGACACCCGTGGCTATTATTGGGCCGCCCTTCCAGCGCGGAAAATTCCTAGTGCCCGCTCATAACTGAATTGTTGCTAAAAATCTACTCCTCTTGCGGCAGGGTGTCCCGTTTCATAGTGGTGTTTACACTTTCTCATCTCAAGTACCTGATCTGCCAAGGAAATGACGTCCTCATGAGCGTAGCGGCCTGTGATGACCAACTCCACTTCTTCGGGCTTGGACTTTATGAAATCAAGGAGTACTTCCAATTCCAGTAGTTCTTTGTGAACGGCCACATTAGCCTCATCAAGAATGACAAGTCCGTACTCTCCACTCAACATGGCCTCTCGGCAATTGTCCAAGGCAAGCCGTGCTTCGAGTTTCTCCTCAGGTGCAGGTTTACGCTTGAGAATGAATCCTCTCGTGCCGACCGGTTTCAGCGTTAGCCATGATCCCAATGCCTGTACCGCGAAATGCTCGCCGCTGGAATCCGGTCGCTTGATGAACTGGACCATATAGACCTTTTTGTCCACACCTGCAAACTGCAGGGCAATACCCAGAGCTGATGTTGTCTTTCCTTTGCCTTCTCCGGTGAGCACCCGGATTCGGCCCTTCTTGCACATAGAGCATTCTCCTCGAGCTGGATGCGCGCCATTTTGGATTACCATTCGCTTCATGTCAAACGAATCCGATGTGCAACACGATTGTACCGGATATCTTCTTTGCTGTTCTGGAGTCAGCGAGAGCAATCTCGTTAAAACTTGCCACAATCACTCAGGTTTTTGGCAGATTATCGAGAAAGTTCTTGACAACTTTTTTCCAGTCGATCACAAATATATCAACAACCATTTATATGGACAGGCGATCAAGTTTGTCGCACTTTCAAAAAAGCTCCGTTCAAAGCCTATCCACAATGGTGGAAACAGTTTTTCTTACCTGGATGGTAGAATGAAAATCGAGATCGATGACAGGTAAACCTTATAATACCGATTCGCCTTTCTTTTTATAACCAGGAAGGCTAGGGGTATCTTTCGCTCCGGACGACGCAAAGCCGTCTAATCACTCCGCTCAGAACACCCCAGCCTTCGCTATCTTATATGCATAACTGGGAAATGGTATAAGAGTTCACTTTTGTGCGTAATATCACCTTTGTCGGAGGGGTCGTGACATAATGACCGATGCAGCGCACCATGAAGAGGAACTGAACGATTCGCCGGACGCAGTGCTTGTGGAAGTTATCTGCGAGCGTTACCATTGTGTCATGTATGATTATGCTATTACCACTGTGGAGTTCGTGGCAGAAGACTTTGAAAAAGCGGTTCGGGTTAGGCCTGTTGTCAGAAGAGGAAACCGAGAGAATGCCGAGCGTTTTTTCGAGTTATGTAAACGGAACGGACGCCATCTTTCGGTTCCAACGATTCTCATTGATGGAAAAGTGGTCTTTACGGATGTTCCCGGACCGGAAGAATTGCGTAAAGCTATCGAGCAAGCTTTAGACGCGAGAAAATCTGTCGCGGATTTGGGCTGAACCGTTCCGCTTCAATTCCATGAATGTTGGGTTAATGCATTCGTAGGGTAATTTCTAAAAGGTGGTTCCTTATGCCGGTGATCGGACTCATTTGTTGCCAAGTTTTGGAAATGGAATTCGCTCATGTTCTTGCCAACGATCCGGTCGCGGATCCGGTAATAGTCCTGCAGACGGATTTCTCAGACGGCTTTTCCAAAACGTTCGAAGGTTTACGGGGAAAACCTCCCACAGAAATTACGACTTTGGATGATGATCTCCCAGTCTCTGAGTCCATTACAGTACTCGTGAATGTTCTCCAAGTCGGTCTCCATACCGTCATAAAGGATCTCCAGACAGGCATTCTCCAAGCGGCATCGGCTATGGCTCCATACGTCGATCTGTTTTTGCTGGGTTACGGTCTCTGCGGAAACGCTCTGGCCAATCCTATAGAGCTGCTGGCTTCCGTCGACACCCCCGTCATGATCCCCATGGACGAGGATCATGCAGTTGACGACTGTATTGGGCTGCTCATAGGCGGCAGGGAACGTTATTACTCGGAACAATGTAAATGTGCCGGGACAATGTTCATGACTTCAGGGTGGGCGAATCATTGGAAAGACATAATGCTCAAACAGAATCGCGGAAGTTTCGGCTGTGAAATATCCAAGCGTTTGATGGCGAATTACGAACGGGTACTTGTTCTCTCTACCTCTGTCATGTCCAGCGAAGAGATGACTGCACAAGTCACGGAATTTGGCGAACTCTATTCGTTGAGGACCGAGGTGCGCGATGGCACCCTGAAAATCCTGGAACAGACCTGGCAAAACGCAAAAGAGAAAGTGAGCCGGTTTTAGGAATTGCCAAAATCAATGTCCGATTGAGGAAAGGAGTATTGGTGGGCGTCGGCCTCCGTGCCGGCACATTTTCAATATGATCGATGAAATCGATAGAATGGACCGGCAGGGAGAAACTGTCTCAAGAATCGAAATCTGCTCCAGATCGTGCCACGAAGTTCTCATGATCTTCTCTGCCTGACTGTAGGGGCGGGCCTAGTGGGTGCCCGGTAGTGAC
The sequence above is a segment of the Desulfomonile tiedjei DSM 6799 genome. Coding sequences within it:
- a CDS encoding cob(I)yrinic acid a,c-diamide adenosyltransferase, whose protein sequence is MCKKGRIRVLTGEGKGKTTSALGIALQFAGVDKKVYMVQFIKRPDSSGEHFAVQALGSWLTLKPVGTRGFILKRKPAPEEKLEARLALDNCREAMLSGEYGLVILDEANVAVHKELLELEVLLDFIKSKPEEVELVITGRYAHEDVISLADQVLEMRKCKHHYETGHPAARGVDF
- a CDS encoding DUF1638 domain-containing protein, translated to MPVIGLICCQVLEMEFAHVLANDPVADPVIVLQTDFSDGFSKTFEGLRGKPPTEITTLDDDLPVSESITVLVNVLQVGLHTVIKDLQTGILQAASAMAPYVDLFLLGYGLCGNALANPIELLASVDTPVMIPMDEDHAVDDCIGLLIGGRERYYSEQCKCAGTMFMTSGWANHWKDIMLKQNRGSFGCEISKRLMANYERVLVLSTSVMSSEEMTAQVTEFGELYSLRTEVRDGTLKILEQTWQNAKEKVSRF